The nucleotide sequence atactacgatacgagtaaaaagaatccttttgactcatgaaaactgatgtagtatttaaaaaacaggaggattaataagaacacttacaagataccaaatgactctctctatctatctgtttATGTTTctatctctgtctctgtctctgtgtACTTTGCTACACGAACTACGGtcatatttataggacctaatgacaaccaccctataactactagattgaggtagttatcgaaaccaccctataactactagatcatgataaccatttagatagataactatgaatcaaatctcaacactcccccttgattcatagttgcatacaccaatttgcgacataaaataaacattctttcgaactggaagtgatttggtgaggGTATCCGAATATCCGTaacttgttcatccgttccacaatacttccttgttatggctccacttgcctgaagtactctttcgatcatctaaagctcctgcacaatcactatcagtgaaactaaataatttgcatttaaattttgttttgaacacccattttaacccaatcgctttcttttctttcggtagatccattagctcccaagtttcattcttctcaattgacttgatttcctcctttattgcttttctccattcctcttttttaactgcttcctcaaaggttgttggatctgaaataaacaaagcaaatgttgagttataaatttctgttagtgatctgaaatttcttggaggggtttcatatgaggaatccgaatttgaactgctattgggtgaggctgacaatgaacttgttggagtaggatctgtcacttgattctgcggagtgtctagttctactggaatctgcatttgtgtttcacctttattggtctcccaattccaacttgccctttcatcaaacataacatttctgttaataataactttgccactaacatgGTTATATAATCAATACGCtttcgattgtaaagaataaccaattaaaatgtatttctctgatttttcatcaagcttgtgatgattttgtgaattcactaaagcataagcaatacaaccaaaaattcttagatgtctaacacttggtttcataccataccaagcctcaaaatgagttcgattcataacagcctttgttggtgaaatattcaacaaataaactgctgttgcaactgcttctgcccaaaactgatttggaagatgttttcctttaagcaaacttcttgccatttcaacgacagtccgattcttacgctcagctacaccattttgctccggtgtatatggtattgtcaattctctgtgaatatcattttcttcacaaaaagaactaaactcattagataaaaattcatcacCTCTATCTGtctgaagtgtctttatatatctaccactttgtctttctacaagtgccttaaactttcgaaaattatcaaatatttcatatttcaatttcaaaaaatatacccaactcatgtgactataatcatccgtaaacaataaaaaatattgactttcaccaaatgattttgtattcataggtccacataagtcagtatgaattaattcaagacaattagatgctcttcatgcttttccaataggaaatggttttctactttgtttgccataaatatatccttcacatacatcaagtgtattaatcttaggcaatccaaaaaccaTTCATTTTTGGCTTAACAActttaaacctttaatgttaagatgtttatatcttaaatgtcataaacaagactcattcttttgagttgtaataagcgcatgtctttcaatatttgacacatcaagtggaaacatcttgttttgtgtcatgcaaacatttactataatcaaaccagatttcttatctctaatagtgcatgaaccatcatcaaatattactgaatatccatcatttactaattgtccaacactcaacaagttatgtgataaagtaggaacaaagaaaacattatcaaggtattttaccttcccttgatttgtcttcacatcaattgttcctttcccttacacttggatttgcttgttatctccaagtcttaCATTCAATGAgttttttgatcataatttgattgcccttgttcttCAAAGTGTCCCCTTCCTctttcatttcctctaccacgaaatcctcctctgccacgtcatcttcctgctgattttttatcttcttttgaagtagaagactctcccttaatCTGAAatactttttcttcacttttttcaagtgacctgttcaaccttacttcatgtacttgcaaggaacccattagttcgaataagtagataaatcttttgattcctcaattgcagcaacaatatgatcaaatttcagagttaaacttctcaaaacttttgcaacaattatatgattaggaagatgttcaccataagatttcatttgactaacaattttagtcactcgagaaagaaaatcttgcaccgattcattacttttcatgaacaaaattttaaactcacgacgaagggtttgaagttttaccgtaattacCCTTGATGagtcttgaaattcattttgaagtattaaccaagcttgctttgaggttatcgctgctgcaattcttgagaagatcgtctcatgtacagcttgttgaatgaagaacaatgcatttgagtcctttctattctccctcagcctgatttcgtcatctggatctgcatatttattctctattaagtcccaaagatcttgagacttgaatagagtcttcatcttgatactccaaaattcatagcttttgccgtTAAAAGCCATAATACCACTAGACTCTTGATACCATAAATATTGGGGATGGAGCAACaaagaaaaaacagaatactacgatacgagtaaaaaataactactagattgagatagttattgaaaccagatcatgattgaggtagttattgaaattatagtgtaaccactaaatcatgataaccATAGATAGataatgaatcaaatctcaacattaTCCACTATAGCCCCGGAGAGCGTGCTCAACTACATCCAGGCGGTAATCCGTTCTTTCTCTTCGATTCTGGGACTTCGAAGCTCTTGTGGGCTTATTACAGTTCCCAGGGGAAGATCCGAGATGTGGGAAACAAGGATGGTGCAGGACGACATCATCAGCCACAGCACCATCGAGAGGTTGTCCATCCAGAGGAACGCGGCCCTATCACTGAGATGCTCTTTCCGATGGTGAGCTCGCTGTCCCGTTTCTCTATTCCACTTGATTCCGCACACTCACTTTACCTCTGTAACACACAAAATTCCACAGCTTCAATGGATCTATTTTTTACTAGCAGGTCGACAGCAAAAGGGCATCTGATGCCCGATGCGGCAGCATCACAATATCACAGGCAACGAGAAGGATTAAGAGGAAAAAGTAATATCAAACAAATTCGCCTACAACATCGTCTAAACCTTCAGGGAGGTGCTTGCGTCTTCTAACAAACCAGCTATTGCACATGGTGCACCATGGAGCACTGTAACTCAAAGCTAGTCACCAGGGATGCGGGCTCCATCGCCGCCACGGGCAGAGCCGGGTGATGCCATCCCTCCGGCGGAGACGCCGGCGACGACGTCTGCGAACCGCCGCCGTCACCTTTATCCTCCCCCGCggagtttgattcttcggcgtccCACAACGGGGAAGGAGACAGAAGGAGCGGGGACAACAAGGGGATGGGAGCGGAAGCAGCGGCGTCATCGGCTCCCATCACGAAGGCCGTGTTGCGCTTCGTGGCGTCGAGCTGCAGCGTCGCCGGTGCTTGCTTCTGGAGCCGGCTGGATGGCTTCTTGCGCTCGTTGCCGGCCTTGGTATCAATTAGTCGCGGGATCTTGACCTCCATGGTTGATCACGAGAGCGGAAGGATGCGAGGGAGAAGATGATGCGTCAGAAGGTCTCGGGTGGCGAGAGGAAGAGGTTATATTTGTCGTCACCCCCCCACATGCCAAGGCTTCGGTTGCGGTATGAGATCGGCGAACGTGAGGTGGATAGAGGAGTCTTTGGTTCGATGGACGCCGCTGTCCTCACATAATATAGCAAGTCCTGCCCAGATCCAAACGGGAGGCCGCCTTGGTCTCGGTCAGACTAACTGTCACTCCTCTTCTGCGTCCATCCATCCCTCCATGGCATGAGTCCACGGTGCAGCAGTTATATCCCAGGAGATGTCCAAGACAGATGCCAGCCGATGGATCGCCCTCATCAACCATTCCTCCCGTCAGGGCCTCCACCGCCGCACCCTCCACCTCTTCCACCAGATGCGCGGGCAAGGCTTCGCCCCGCACCGCTGCATCCTCCCCAGCGTCATTCGAGCCTGCGCCCGCCTTGCCGATCCGGATGCCGGCCGAGCTTCGCACGCCGTCGCCCTCCGTTCCTCGCTGGACCGCGACGCCTTCGTCCGCAGTGCCCTGATCGACATGTACTGCAAGTGCCGGCGAGTTCCCGACGCCCGCCATGTGTTCGACGCAACGCTTGACAAGGATCTGGTCGTCTGGAATTCCGTGGTTTCGGGCTACGCCCACCAAGGCGCGGCAGAGGCCGCCATGGTTCTCTCCATCAAGATGAGGTCTCTGGGGGTAAAACCAGATCTCGTAACGTGGAACGCCCTCATTTTCGGGTTCGCTCACAAGGGCGAAGATGATACAGCTATGGACTTGTTGAGGACGATGCAGTCCGACGGGGTCGATCCCGACACGTTTTCCTGGACCTCGATCGTATCTGGGTTGGTGGTCAATTTCAACTACGGCAAGGCATTCGAGATCTTTAGGCACATGGTGAAGACTGCAGGAATCCGGCCGAGCTCTGTGACGATCAGTAGTCTTCTGCCGGCGTGCGCCGACCTGGTGGATTTGAGACGCGGGAAAGAGATTCACGGCTACGCCCTGGTCGCGGGAGTTGGACGGGACTTGTACGTCGGCAGTGCGCTAATCGACATGTACGCCAAATGCGGCCTCGTGGCTGAAGCGAGCaagatctttcatgacatgaaggAGAGGAACACGGTGTCATGGAACTCGATGATATTTGGGTACGCGAATCAGGGGCACTGCCACGAGGCCATCCAGCTTTTCGATCAGATGGAGGGTGAGAGAGCGAAACCAGATCATCTGACGTTTACAGCGGTTCTCTCCGCTTGTAGCCATGGCGGAATGGTGGAGCTGGGCAAGAGCTTGTTCCGGTTGATGGAGGAGGCACACGGGATAGAGCCGAGGTTGGAGCATTACGCTTGCATGGTGGACATGCTAGGCAGAGCTGGGGAGTTCGTGGGGGCCTGTCGCTTGATCGCAGAGATGCCCATGGAGCCAGACGCGTTTGTGTGGGGAGCGTTGCTGGCGACGAGTCGGAAGCACGGCAACGTGGAGCTCGCTGAACTGGCAGCTTCGCATTTGTTAGAACTCGAGCCAGAGAGCGCAGGGAGCTGCGTGCTTCTGTCGAGCGCTCTGGCGGATGCTGGGAGGACAGTAGATGCTGCCAAGGTGAAGAAACTAATTAAGCGACGGAAGATGAGGACGTTGATGGGGTGCAGTTGGATGCAAATGTAATAGGGAAAAAACCGGGAACAGGTATTTCTAACTCTGCTTTTATTACAtgtttgctttttctttttcttttttctttttgcaagagAAGTATCGTACATTTGATGACGCAACGCAAACCATCGATGATGTACGAACATGAGAGCATTGCATGAGGGCAATTAAACTATCTGTGAAGCATAGTTGGATGAAGGCAAGTTTAAGGAGTCGAGTCTCTCATTCGTCGCTCACAACTCTGTGTAACATATCTCAGAAGGCGTGCTGGCTTTCTCCTCGATTTGAGGTCAGGATTCTTCAACCCACAGTTCTGCATCCGGTTAAGTTGAAATAAGATTCTAACAAGACAAAACAAAGGGGTATACAATGCTACATTTCAGGTTaagctttctttcttttctatacCTGAAATCATCATAGAATTTCGTAAGTTAGGAACCTTAACTGACATAAATTTTCTTGCAAGAGAAGGAACATCGGGTGCTTTTGGGAGAAacctgcggaataattctttccctctttgtgtatcaaaataggttcctcatcaaaataccaacttgatatccaaatgaaaatatcaatcagaacagcataaacaatagagcaataaatcaatcacacagtgagaccaaatctttttaacgtggaaaacccaatgtgggaaaaaccacgggaccgtagttcacctcaaacttccactatcaataatgatgataacaggtttacagtaagtcttctctagaataactagaggatcagaataacatcaagaacatagatcttggctcaagaataccatatcttcatcacataggtgaatctcctccaaagagaattctaggtctcacagagtggatatcgcaggaaagtaccttagagagggtaaaccgcagatcaacaccgttaggattgtagagtttgctgcaaggattctccacataaaatttgggctgaaactgacaacgtttggccaccgatcgtcaagcagaaaactcagaaaccttactttctctctctatttctctctcctcttttctctctgcacgtcgtcgctgttcactgtgcacgtacGCTGCACGCTGCACCCTGCTCTGCATTTTCTCTGCATGccctaatttgccttacttcaccttaattagtgatttgggctcaataggcccaatttgtccaagcccacatatgggctggacccaacaattctccccctccagctcatatggtgggctgtaccaagcccgctcttcgcctacatgcttcaagcttctccttaggcaaagactttgtcaacatatctgaaccattctcactggtatgtactttttccaactgtaattctttcatctcaagcacatcacgaacccagtgatatctcacatcaatatgcttggatctagaatggtatgttgaattcttggagaggtgaatggcgctctgactgtcacagtaaacagtatatacttcctgtttcaagcccaattcctgtagaaactttttcatccataaagtttccttacaggcttcagtaactgctatgtattctgcttctgtggttgatagagcaacacacttctgtaacttagactgccaagagactgctcctcctgcaaatgtcatcaagaatcccgaagtggacttcctggaatcagtatcacctgccatgtctgcatctgtgtacccttctaacacaggttcatcactaccaaaacataaacacaacctggaagtacctcttagatatcttaatatccatttcactgctgcccaatgttcctttccaggatttgagagaaatcggctaacaactccaactgcatgagctatatctggcctagtacaaactatagcatacatcaaactgcctactgcagatgagtaaggcactctggatatttcttctttttctttctcacttgtaggacattgttttgaactcagcttgaaatgacctgcaagtggagaacaaactgctttgactttactcatgttgaatctttcaagaaccttttcaatgtaagtctcctaagatagccaaatcttccttttcttcctatcacgaagaatcttcatgccaagtatttgtctcaccgatcccaagtctttcatcgcaaaagacttacttagctctcttttcagcttttcaattttttcaacatcatggccaacaatcaacatatcatcaacatatagcagtaaaataataaaatcatcatctgaaaatttcttcatgaacacacaatgatcagatgtggttctatcatacccttggctcatcataaaggaatcaaacttcttgtaccactgtctaggtgcctgtttgagtccatataagcttttcctaagcttacataccagattttcttttcccttgactttgaaaccttctggttgctccatgtaaatttcttcttctaagtcaccatgaagaaatgctgtttttacatcaagttgctcaacttctaaattcaagcgggcagccaaaccaagaacaactcggatagaggacattttcacaaccggagaaaatatttcttcaaagtcaatacctttcttctgactgaatcctttcacaactagtcgtgccttgtatctctattgtgagctattgctttcagtcttcaatttgtaaacccacttattcttgagagctttcttctctttaggcaactttaccaagtcataggtgtggttctcaagcaaggatctcatctcttcttgcatggcattaacccactcattcttattctcatgtagaatagcttcttggtaagtttctggctctcccccgtcagtaagcataacatactcatgtggaggatatctggtagagggttgtcgctctctagtggatcttcttaatggaatctcaactggtggtagaggtgcctgttcagttggttcagcatcatcaactgtaggtgtatcatcactggtattctcaccactatcttcttgttcatctcccccatgatcatcatgaactacaggtgaaggaattggacccaaactccaaggaatataaacagaggtttctggcttctcaacattatcaccatcatcaaacaattggtcttcaagaaacacaacatctctgcttctaataatcttcttgttcactggatcccataatctgtacccaaactcttcatgaccatatcccaagaagatacatgcttttgccttattatcaagcttggacctctcatctttgggaatatgaacaaatgctttacacccaaagactctcaaatgattataagatatatcctttcctctccatactctctctggaacatcacctagcagaggaactgatggagaaagatttatcagatcaactgtagttctcatagcctccccc is from Musa acuminata AAA Group cultivar baxijiao chromosome BXJ3-8, Cavendish_Baxijiao_AAA, whole genome shotgun sequence and encodes:
- the LOC135644745 gene encoding pentatricopeptide repeat-containing protein At5g59600-like, which translates into the protein MSKTDASRWIALINHSSRQGLHRRTLHLFHQMRGQGFAPHRCILPSVIRACARLADPDAGRASHAVALRSSLDRDAFVRSALIDMYCKCRRVPDARHVFDATLDKDLVVWNSVVSGYAHQGAAEAAMVLSIKMRSLGVKPDLVTWNALIFGFAHKGEDDTAMDLLRTMQSDGVDPDTFSWTSIVSGLVVNFNYGKAFEIFRHMVKTAGIRPSSVTISSLLPACADLVDLRRGKEIHGYALVAGVGRDLYVGSALIDMYAKCGLVAEASKIFHDMKERNTVSWNSMIFGYANQGHCHEAIQLFDQMEGERAKPDHLTFTAVLSACSHGGMVELGKSLFRLMEEAHGIEPRLEHYACMVDMLGRAGEFVGACRLIAEMPMEPDAFVWGALLATSRKHGNVELAELAASHLLELEPESAGSCVLLSSALADAGRTVDAAKVKKLIKRRKMRTLMGCSWMQM
- the LOC103995459 gene encoding uncharacterized protein LOC103995459 is translated as MEVKIPRLIDTKAGNERKKPSSRLQKQAPATLQLDATKRNTAFVMGADDAAASAPIPLLSPLLLSPSPLWDAEESNSAGEDKGDGGGSQTSSPASPPEGWHHPALPVAAMEPASLVTSFELQCSMVHHVQ